A stretch of DNA from Paenibacillus sp. FSL W8-0186:
AAGAGATCGGGCGTGAGCCAACTCCGGAGGAAATCGCCAAGGAAATGGATCTTACCCCGGAAAAGGTTCGGGAAATCATGAAGATCGCCCAGGAGCCTGTTTCATTAGAGACGCCAATTGGGGAAGAAAATGATTCCAATCTGGGTGATTTTATTGAGGATCAGGATGCACTTGCACCGGCGGATGCTGCAGCGTACGAATTGCTGAAAGAGCAGCTGGAGGAAGTGCTGGATACGCTGACCGAACGTGAGGAGAATGTGCTTCGTCTGCGTTTCGGGATGGATGATGGACGGACGCGTACGCTTGAAGAGGTAGGCAAGGAGTTCGGCGTGACCCGGGAACGGATCAGACAAATCGAGGCCAAAGCGCTTCGTAAGCTGAGACATCCAAGCCGCAGCAAGCGTTTAAAAGATTTTATGGAATAATAGCTTATCGTTTAACATATGAAGGGAGCTTTCGCTTGAGTTCAAATCAAGGAAGCTCCCTTTTGTTTTAACGGCGACACTTAGGGGGGCAGTGCTCGGCGGTAATAGGCCTGATTGAGCGCAGCAGCTTAGGCGGCAAAGGCTGCGTAAAGGCATAGTTCCGCAGCCGGCTCCGGCCAGGACGATGCAGGGCATGACATTTCCGCCGTTGATGGCTGGACGGGGTGGCTACCCTTGCACCGAATACCTGCATGAACCATTCAATCGGATACGAAATCGAAAGAAATCCGTCGGCAGAGCCGGCATAATTGACAGCGGCTGCCAAGTTTCCGCGGCGGGTTAGCCATACGGAGCCGGAGTCTCCGCTTAAGGAGACGGGCCGGTTGCCGCGAATAACGCTCTGGTTCTTGAAGGTAATTGTCCCTAGATTGCCGTATGAACCGTAGCCGACGCGAATATCAGTATGGATCGATTCTACGCGTCCTGTTCTTATTCCCGTCGTGCGGCCGACCTTCTTGAACCGGTCTCCTACACGATAGGATCGCAAATGGCCCGGAACGGTTCCGAACACGGCGTAACGGGGATTGAGCAGCGCGGGGCGAAGCGGTTTGGCCATCGCTGCGTCCAGGTAATTGTTCCTTTTCTTGCTTAGTCTTACGAAACGATGCAGTTCTCCAATGCGATCCGTGCGTACTGTGCCTCCGTCGGCGCCTCCCGGCTGGAGTGTCTTGGAGCAGCGGTTGCTATTCTCGTTCACGAGCACATGATTATTGCTGAGCAAGTAGCGGTTCTGGCCGCATTTTCTCTTGGTCACGATCAGTCCGGCTGTACCGGAAGCCCCAGGAGTTCCGACGCTGTAACCCGCGATGACCGGCCGGATTCTTCTTCTGAACCGAACGCTTTCTGAGCTGCTGTGTTTATGAAAGCCAGCCGAACGAACGATGCGGACTGGAACGCCCAATTTAGTTTGCAGCTTGGCGCAATTTATAGGTTTTCGTTTGGACGAGGCCTTTTGATTGGATTTAGCGGTTGCCGCCAGAGCGCTGGCATAGAGTATAATTGCTGCGCCCTTGCCCGGGCGGCGCGGATCGGATAGTCCAACGCCAATGCCGTGAACACCGTGCCGCTTCAGTATGTTTGCGGCTAATCGCTGTTTTATTTGATACGCTTTGCGGAAGCTTGCCAATGGAAATCACCTTTTCTCTCTGGTTTCTTGTATCTTATGCCGGGAATTAGAGTTTGGTTTGGGGGACGATTGACTACGGGGAGCATATTGATATACAATGATTTCAACTAAAAAGCGAAGGCGATGGAGTTCGCCATAACCGCCAATGAGGCTAATGACTCCTATCAGTGCGTATTTTGCCTGCGCACTGGTAGGAGTCTTTGTTCATTAACCAGTCTAATCTGCTAGGAGGATTAAGTTCATGTCGTCTCAAGAAGCATCGCCTCGAAATCATGAGCGAACAAAGGGCAGCTATCTTATCGGGGAAATAAAGAATTTTGCAGCTTTTCCTGGCTCATTCATAAAATGGATACTGCTTGGCAGTATTGTCGGACTGCTTACCGGTACGGCTTCCGCTTTTTTTCTGATCAGTCTTGATGCTGTTACGGATTGGCGGTATATGCATCCTTGGCTGCTATGGCTGCTCCCGCTCGGGGGTGCGTTAGTAAGCTATGCCTATATGAAATGGGGAAAAATCAGCGCCAAGGGCAATAATCTCATTCTGGAGCAAATCCAGAACGGAAACGAACGCATCCCCCTTCGAATGGCGCCGCTCGTCCTGTTTGGAACTTTGGTCACGCATTTGCTAGGCGGTTCAGCTGGCCGGGAAGGAACAGCGGTACAAATGGGGGGAACCCTGGCCGATTCGTTAAGCAGGCTCGTTAGGCTGGGTCCGCTGGACCGCCGGATCCTGTTAATGTGCGGGATAAGCGGAGGCTTCGGCTCTGTATTTGGCACGCCGCTGGCGGGAACGATGTTCGGACTAGAGGTGGCCGTGCTCGGGCTGATCAGCTATCGGGCGCTTGTTCCCTGTTTTGCCGCGAGTTTCGTTGGCCATTTGACGACGGTTAATCTATGGGGGGTTCAGCACCATACGTATCAAATCGGGCAAATTCCGGCTTTATCCGGCACAGTGCTGTTGAAGGTCGTAGCCGCATCCATCCTCTTTGGGCTGACGAGCATGCTATTCAGTAAATTGACTCACTATTTTAAAAAAACCTTCAGCCGCGCAGTCCCTAATCCAGTGTTGAAGACTGCGCTAGGAGGCGGTCTTATCATCGTTATGGTCTATGCGGCAGGAACCCGGGATTATTTGGGGCTTGGCCTGCCGTTAATTGCCGATTCCTTTGGCGAGGGAGTTTCGCCGTTTGCTTTTTTGGGCAAGCTGCTGTTCACTTCGGTTACACTGGGCTCGGGATTTCAGGGAGGAGAGGTGACACCGCTTTTCGCGATTGGAGCCAGTTTGGGGCACAGTCTGTCTGGTTGGCTTCATCTCCATGGCCCGTTTCTGGCGGCTCTTGGTTTCATCGCGGTCTTCTGCGGGGCTGCCAATACACCTGTAGCCTGCTTTATAATGGGGATTGAGCTATTTGGATCGGAGGGGGCGTTATACATGTTCATTGCCTGCCTGGTCAGTTATGTATTCTCGGGTCATAGCGGCATCTACAGCTCCCAGCAAATCGGCGTCTCTAAAAGTTCGCTGCTGAGCATTCCGCCCGATACGAGACTGGATAGCGATAGGGCAAGGCGGTAAGGGAATGCAGCGAGGTATATTTTATTAGGCGTTTCATTCCATTTGAGATAAAATAGAGCTAGCGATGATGTGATTATAATCATACTTTCTTGAAATGAATGGAGGACTTGGAACGATGAGACAAGCGTTTGCTACGCTGCTGGCGTCTACGCTTCTATTACTCTCGTTAACCGCCTGCGGCGGTGAGAGCAAGGGCGCAGCCGGCGGAACTGATACGAATCAAATGCAGCATGGCGAGTTACATATTACGGTTAGCGGGGACTTCCAGGAACGGACGGCTAGCCGGGAGGCCCTGCCTTCTTTTTTGGAGGGTCAGCATGAAAATGTCGTTCTCGCATACAAAGCTGTCAGTGAGCATCCCGAGCTGCTGGACGGTATGCCCTGCTATTGCGGCTGCGGGGATTCGGCAGGTCATCGCAGCAATCGGGACTGCTTCATTCACGAGCTGAAGGAGGATGGCTCGATCGTCTGGGATGACCACGGGACAAAATGCAACGTATGTCTGGAAATCGCCGTAGAATCGATTCAACTGCAGCAGACTGGCAAATCGGCCGCGGACATTCGTACAAGGATCGACGAGAAGTATCGGGATGGCTACGCCAAGCCGACGGATACGCCGTTTCCGTCATAAGTCGCAAATAATATGAGACAAGTAGGAATAAAACAAGATGAAAAAATTCAAAAAGTTCTATATTGAAACGACCAGCATCTGCAATTTGGCTTGCAGCTTCTGTCCGCCTACGGAGCGGAAATCCCAGTTCATCAAAGTTGAGGACTTCGCAAAAGTACTGGACGAGGTAAAACCGCACACCGACTATATTTATTTGCATGTCAAAGGTGAGCCCCTGCTGCATCCGAAGATCGACCAGCTGCTTGATTTAAGCCATGAGAAGGGCCTCAAGGTGAATATTACGACGAACGGAACCTTGATTCGCAAAGCCTGGCCCAAAATCATCAACAAGCCTGCTTTGAGACAAATGAACTTCTCGCTGCACAGCTTTGATGGTCATGAGGGTTCGACGGACCGCGAAGGGTATATCGAAAATATATTGTCCTTCGTGCGGGAGGCGGTCAGTACCTCTGACCTGATTGTTTCGTTCCGCCTGTGGAATTTGGATAAGAACAACGAGACCAATTTACAGCGGAGCCGCAACCGGGCAACACTGGAAATGATTGAGAAAGAGTTCGGGCTCGACTATCAAATCGAGGAGAGAGTAGTGCCAGGGGGCGGAATTAAGCTTGCCGACCGGGTGTATTTGAACCAGGATCATGAATTTGACTGGCCGGACTTGCGGGCGGAAGAGGACGATGGCCACGGCTTCTGCCATGCGCTGCGGAATCAAGCGGGCATTCTCGTGGACGGCACGGTTATTCCATGCTGTTTGGATGGGGAAGGTGTAATTAATTTAGGCAACGTCTATCAGACGCCGTTCTCAGACATTATTGAAGGAGAGCGGGCAACCCGGCTTTATGAAGGATTCTCGCGCAGAACCGCCGTGGAGGAGTTATGCCGCAAATGCGGCTACCGGAAGCGGTTTGGCGGCAGGCCGCAGCAAATCATATAACAATAGCCGATCAGTTCAGGCAAGAGCTCCTGTTGCTGATCGGCTATTTGTTTTGTTTCTAGCGGAGCAGGCTGGGGTCTATCTCGGGTACGAGCCCTTCGCGTGCTGCACGGCTAAGGAGCGCAGTAACAGCCGCATATCCGTCTTCGCCTAGCGATTCCGTATAACGGTTTACGTACAGGTTGATATGCGCGTCGGTCACTTCCGGCGACATTTCCTGCGCATGGCTCATGACATATTCCCGCGACGATTCCGGGTGAGCCCAGGCATATTGCACCGATTGCCGCGTCCAGTTCGCAATGGCCGCCAGGTCAAGAGAGCGGCGGGCGATAATGGCGCCTAAAGGGATCGGCAGTCCGGTATCGTCTTCCCACCAGCTGCCGAGATCTCGCATTAGCGTTAACCCATACGCAGGATAAGTAAAGCGGGCTTCGTGGATGACGAGTCCGGCGTCGACCTGGCCGTCGCGGACTGCAGGCATGATCTGGTCGAAGGGCATGACTACGATTTCGCCCACACCGCCAGGAACCGCTTGGGCAGCCCATAATCGGAAGAGCAGGTAAGCCGTGGAACGCTCACTAGGAACAGCGACGCGCCGCCCAGACAGCATGGAAGGGGCGGTCGCAGCCGTATCAGACCCCGAGCCAGCGGCAGATTTGTCTCCAGCGGTTAGCACTAGCGGTCCACAGCCGCGGCCGAGTGCGCCTCCGCAGGGAATCAGCGCATATTCATCAAGCACCCAGGGGAGGGCGGCATAAGAAATCTTCAATACATCGGGGCCTTTGCCGCTGGCGGCAAGACCGTTGGTTACATCGATATCCGCATAGGTAATGTCCAACTCGGGCGCTCCGGGAATGCAGCCATGCGCCCAGGCATGGAACACGAAAGTATCGTTCGGACAGGGAGAAAAAGCTATTTTCATAATTCCAGTACCTCCGGTAATAAGGAACAAGCTCGTTCCAAGGCTAATAGGGCATCGCCGATTTTCCACAGCTCGCGCTGGCGCGGGCCGACCGGATTGGAGATGGCCCTGATTTCCATTACGGGCAGATTTCGATGGTGTGCCGCTAAGGCCACGCCGTATCCTTCCATTCCCTCCGCAGCAGCTCCCGGAATGCGATGGCTGAGATGCTCTGCCGTCGCTGCCGATCCCGTAACGGTGGATAACGTCAGAACAGGCGCTGTGCAGGCGGCAAGCCCAGATTTCAGAACCGCCTGCGCCCATTGGCTCGACAAGTGCTCATCGGCTTTGAGGCGCGAGGAGCCGAAGCCGAGCTCGTCCAGGCTCAAGAAGCCCTCCGGCGATTCAGCGCCTAGGTCCGCGGCGATAATATCGGTGGCGATGACGATGGAGCCGATGTCTGCTATGCCGATAAATCCGCCGCCGATGCCAGCGCTGATCACCAAATCATAGGGCTTAGCCCCGTCTGCTGAAGCAAGCGTTGCCGCTGTATTGGCCGCAGCGGCGATCGGGCCGACACCTGCCAGCCGCACCTCAATTCCGGGCGCGCCGTTCAATCCGCGAAGCACCGCATCCCGCTCCGCTTCGACCGCAGTCATGATGAGCACGCGGCGAGGACGAGGAGAATTGTTATTCTTGGAGTTGTTGTCATAATTCATACTGTGAGCCACTCCTTCTCTTATGCGCGATGGTACGGCTGAGGGCGCTCGATTTCAGCACCCAGCTCCTTAGCTGCGTTCAGCGGCCAATACGGATTGCGCAGCAATTCCCGGCCGATGAAAATAAGATCAGCCCGGCCGTTGCCGAGGATTTCTTCCGCCTGCAGGCTGCTGGAGATAAGGCCGACTGCTCCGGTTGCGATGCCGGCTTCGTTTCGAATCCGATCGGCCAAATTGACCTGGTAGCCGGGATATACGTCGATGGAAGCTGGTACGATCCCGCCAGAGCTGCAATCGATCAGGTCCACTCCTTGCTCCTTCATGTGCGCGGCGAATTGAATATATTGCTCCAGGGAGTTGCCTTCCTCATGGTACTCATTCGCGGAGACGCGTACGAAGATCGGGCCGCTCCATTCCGTTTTTACCGCTTCGATAATTTCGCGCAGCAGGCGATAACGGTTATCTGCGCTGCCGCCGTATTCATCACTGCGCTTATTCGCAAGCGGAGAGAGGAACTCGCTGATCAAATAGCCGTGAGCGCCATGAATTTCGATGATATCGAACCCGGCTTCCTTGGCACGACGCGCCCCGTCTTTAAAAGACGCAACGATATGCGCAATATCGTCTTTGGAAGCTTCCTTTGGCGTTTTCATGCCTGGGAAGGGAATGGCGGAAGGGGCGATAATCGTTTCTTCCAGCTCAGCTTTTCTTCCAGCATGAGCCAGCTGAATTGCCGCTTTGGCCTCGTGATGATGGATGAGGCGGACGATTTCCTGCAGCCCCTCGATATGCTCGTCGCTCCAAATGCCCAGATCCTGATAGGAGATCCGGCCTTCGGGCGCCACGGCGGTTGCTTCAAGCATAATCAAGCCAACCTGTCCGGCGGCGCGGCTTGGATAATGCACCCGATGCCAGTCGGTGACTTTGCCGTCGCGGTTATAGGAGGAGTACATGCACATCGGCGACATGACGATCCGGTTTTTTAGAGTTACATTTTTAATGGTGTAAGGCGAGAACAATTTGGTTTGGGTCATGGTTACTCTCCTTTTTTATATGGTTATCTCATGGAATGAAGGTGCAAATTTCCTTCTGAAAACTATGTTAGACTATACGGGAAGGGTTGACAAGTTTGCGGGAACAAGGGCAGGGAACGACATTCCCGTTGACCATGAGCTCATTATCTTGTAAAATATATGTCACAATTGTTCTCTAGGGTTCCGCGGCAGCTACTGCAGCCGGCCTGGTCCAAGAGAGGACGCGCAGGAAATATCCTGTGGACACGGAGGGACAAAAGCCCGGGAGGATATCATTCGCCGATATCTTTCCGGGCTTTTGTCTGCCTGAGAGAGATGAGAGCGCTGGGGAGGAGGAATTCCATGGATACAAGCTGTTTTTTTGTTTTTGTGTGGGAAAGAATAAAATCGGAGGTGCTGTTCGATGAATAACAACTGGATCAAAGTAGTTATTGCTGCTTTTTTTGAAGTTTTTTGGGTTATTGGATTAAAACATGCAGATGACTTTTGGACTTGGGCTGGTACGGTTATTTCCATTATTGTTAGCTTTTATTTAATGATTATGGCTGGCAAAAAACTGCCTGTTGGAACTGTATACGCAGTTTTTGTTGGGCTAGGCACAGCGGGAACTGTCTTTTCAGATATCGTATTCTTTGGTGAACCCTTTAAATTAGCAAAATTAATTTTAATTGTGGTTTTATTAGCAGGGGTCATGGGCTTGAAATTAGTTACGAATGACAAAGGTATAGAAGGGGTTGAATCTTAATGGCGTGGGCTTCTTTGGTCGCAGCAGGCTTGTTTGAAATGTTTGGTGTTTCCATGATAAATAAATTGCATAAAGATCGCAGCTGGCAGTCAATAGCGCTGTTAATTCTTGGATTTGGAGCAAGTT
This window harbors:
- a CDS encoding radical SAM/SPASM domain-containing protein, whose amino-acid sequence is MKKFKKFYIETTSICNLACSFCPPTERKSQFIKVEDFAKVLDEVKPHTDYIYLHVKGEPLLHPKIDQLLDLSHEKGLKVNITTNGTLIRKAWPKIINKPALRQMNFSLHSFDGHEGSTDREGYIENILSFVREAVSTSDLIVSFRLWNLDKNNETNLQRSRNRATLEMIEKEFGLDYQIEERVVPGGGIKLADRVYLNQDHEFDWPDLRAEEDDGHGFCHALRNQAGILVDGTVIPCCLDGEGVINLGNVYQTPFSDIIEGERATRLYEGFSRRTAVEELCRKCGYRKRFGGRPQQII
- the namA gene encoding NADPH dehydrogenase NamA — protein: MTQTKLFSPYTIKNVTLKNRIVMSPMCMYSSYNRDGKVTDWHRVHYPSRAAGQVGLIMLEATAVAPEGRISYQDLGIWSDEHIEGLQEIVRLIHHHEAKAAIQLAHAGRKAELEETIIAPSAIPFPGMKTPKEASKDDIAHIVASFKDGARRAKEAGFDIIEIHGAHGYLISEFLSPLANKRSDEYGGSADNRYRLLREIIEAVKTEWSGPIFVRVSANEYHEEGNSLEQYIQFAAHMKEQGVDLIDCSSGGIVPASIDVYPGYQVNLADRIRNEAGIATGAVGLISSSLQAEEILGNGRADLIFIGRELLRNPYWPLNAAKELGAEIERPQPYHRA
- a CDS encoding futalosine hydrolase, producing MNYDNNSKNNNSPRPRRVLIMTAVEAERDAVLRGLNGAPGIEVRLAGVGPIAAAANTAATLASADGAKPYDLVISAGIGGGFIGIADIGSIVIATDIIAADLGAESPEGFLSLDELGFGSSRLKADEHLSSQWAQAVLKSGLAACTAPVLTLSTVTGSAATAEHLSHRIPGAAAEGMEGYGVALAAHHRNLPVMEIRAISNPVGPRQRELWKIGDALLALERACSLLPEVLEL
- a CDS encoding 1,4-dihydroxy-6-naphthoate synthase, giving the protein MKIAFSPCPNDTFVFHAWAHGCIPGAPELDITYADIDVTNGLAASGKGPDVLKISYAALPWVLDEYALIPCGGALGRGCGPLVLTAGDKSAAGSGSDTAATAPSMLSGRRVAVPSERSTAYLLFRLWAAQAVPGGVGEIVVMPFDQIMPAVRDGQVDAGLVIHEARFTYPAYGLTLMRDLGSWWEDDTGLPIPLGAIIARRSLDLAAIANWTRQSVQYAWAHPESSREYVMSHAQEMSPEVTDAHINLYVNRYTESLGEDGYAAVTALLSRAAREGLVPEIDPSLLR
- a CDS encoding voltage-gated chloride channel family protein, translating into MSSQEASPRNHERTKGSYLIGEIKNFAAFPGSFIKWILLGSIVGLLTGTASAFFLISLDAVTDWRYMHPWLLWLLPLGGALVSYAYMKWGKISAKGNNLILEQIQNGNERIPLRMAPLVLFGTLVTHLLGGSAGREGTAVQMGGTLADSLSRLVRLGPLDRRILLMCGISGGFGSVFGTPLAGTMFGLEVAVLGLISYRALVPCFAASFVGHLTTVNLWGVQHHTYQIGQIPALSGTVLLKVVAASILFGLTSMLFSKLTHYFKKTFSRAVPNPVLKTALGGGLIIVMVYAAGTRDYLGLGLPLIADSFGEGVSPFAFLGKLLFTSVTLGSGFQGGEVTPLFAIGASLGHSLSGWLHLHGPFLAALGFIAVFCGAANTPVACFIMGIELFGSEGALYMFIACLVSYVFSGHSGIYSSQQIGVSKSSLLSIPPDTRLDSDRARR
- a CDS encoding multidrug efflux SMR transporter, producing MNNNWIKVVIAAFFEVFWVIGLKHADDFWTWAGTVISIIVSFYLMIMAGKKLPVGTVYAVFVGLGTAGTVFSDIVFFGEPFKLAKLILIVVLLAGVMGLKLVTNDKGIEGVES
- a CDS encoding PCYCGC motif-containing (lipo)protein; the protein is MRQAFATLLASTLLLLSLTACGGESKGAAGGTDTNQMQHGELHITVSGDFQERTASREALPSFLEGQHENVVLAYKAVSEHPELLDGMPCYCGCGDSAGHRSNRDCFIHELKEDGSIVWDDHGTKCNVCLEIAVESIQLQQTGKSAADIRTRIDEKYRDGYAKPTDTPFPS